The Algoriphagus halophilus sequence TTTAGATTTACCTACATTGAAAATTTGTCCTCCAGGACCGGATGGGCCTGCCATTCTTCTCATCATAAACCAGAAGAACACGAACAACAAGATCAAGAAGCCGAAACTGCTGAAGTAACTACTCCAATTCTCCTCTGTGGATACTTCTAAATCAATTCTATTTGCAGGATCTGCTTGCTCTTTCAGCGCGTCAAAATCATTTGCAAACTTATCTACTGAAGCTACTTGAAACGAGTAATGTGGCCCAGAGGGATTAAAGAATGTAGAGTTGGACTCCAATTCGTTTTTATACTTAGGCTCAGATAATACAGAAGGCTTGAGGGTGATATCAACTCTTTCCATGTTTTTGACCATCACGACTTTAGAAACATCTCCGGCCAAGTACATGTCTTCAAACTTCTTCTGTGTAATATCTATCACTGCTGACCTTTGTTGTATCCAAGTAAGGCCTAGTAATACCAAAACTGCCGCAATGATCAACCAAAGTTGAAAATTCGGTTTTTGTTGAGGTGTCTTCGGTAATAATTTTTTGTTTTTATTTTTATCGCTCATCGCATAATGGGTAATTCTGTAAACTTAAGGTAAAACGGAATAGGTTGGGTAAAGTTTGTGGGTTTTTAGCCTATGTGTGTAACTTTTGCATCTCCCCACAAATCTTCGAGGCCGTAAAACTCCCGTTTGTCTTTAAGAAAAATGTGGGCAACTACATCCACATAATCCATTAAAATCCAATTTCTGCTATTTTTTCCTTCATTTCTCCAAGGTCCTTTATCACCAGCTTTGATGACTTGTTCCTCTATAGAATCAGAAATTGCATCCAATTGTGTGTCTGAATTGCCGGAGCAAATCACAAAAAAATCGGTAACGGAATTCTTTATATGTCTAAGGTCCATCAAGATAATGTCAGAAGCTTTTTTTTCTTCCATTCCCTTAATGATTACTTTGCTCAGCTCTTCTGCTGTCATTATTATTATTTTATTTTTGTGAGCTGGAAAATCCTGCTTTTTCCAGTGAATCTAAAATTTATGTATAAAATTCTTGCCAACACCATTTTTTTAGGGAAAGATGTACATTTCCTGCCAGACTGTCACTCTACCAATGACATTGCATTACAGATGGTCAGGCTTCGTCAGGTTTCTGAAGGCAGTATCATCATCTGTGGTCATCAGACAAAAGGTAAAGGCCAGCGTGGGAATGTTTGGGAATCAGAAGCAGGGAAGAATCTTACGTTCTCTTTAGTTCTGAAACCTGATTTTTTGGATATAACAGACCAGTTCTTATTGAACATGAGTATAGCGAATGGAGTTCGTATTTTCTTAGAAGATTATTTACCAGTGGTAAAAGTGAAATGGCCAAATGACATTTTAATTCCAGGAGAAGGGAAAATAGGAGGGATTTTAATAGAAAATACCTTTTCCGGAAATTCTTGGGAACATGCCATTGTGGGCGTAGGCTTGAATATCAATCAAAAATCATTCTTTAACAGCAAGGCCACTTCCTTAGCTAAAATTACTGAAAACATTTTTGACCTAAATGAGCTTTTCAGAGTATTGATTACTAGAATCGAGCAAAGTTATTTGTCTTTGAAGCGCGGAAAGGAAAAGGAAATTAAGAACGCCTATCTAACCCATTTGTATCTAAGAGACCAACGTGCTCCATTTGAGTCGAGAGGAGAAAAGTTTTGGGGGGAGATTACTGGAATAGATTCATTCGGTAAGCTGAATATAAGGTTGGATTCCGGAGAAATTCAAACCTTCGATTTGAAGGAAGTGATGTTTTTGGAATAGGGTTAGAATTTTAGAATCCGAATTTTAAACGGTACCTTTGCCCGAGTTTTTAAAAGAATTTAATTCGTTAACTATCAATATTATGTCAGAAACTAAATCTGAAAAATACGTAAAGTACAAGGTTAAAGATATTTCTTTAGCTGAGTGGGGAAGAAAAGAAATCAAATTAGCGGAAGCTGAAATGCCAGGATTGATGGCTCTTCGCGAAGAATTTGGAGCATCCAAGCCATTGAAAAATGCGAGAATTGCAGGATGTCTACACATGACAATTCAAACTGCAGTATTGATAGAGACCTTAGTGGAGTTAGGGGCAGAGGTTACTTGGTCTTCTTGTAATATTTTTTCTACACAGGATCATGCTGCTGCTGCTATTGCTGCTGCAGGGATTTCAGTTTATGCATGGAAAGGCTTAACCGAGGAAGAATTTGATTGGTGTATCGAGCAAACCTTGTTCTTTGGCGAAGATCGTAAGCCTCTAAATATGATTTTGGATGATGGAGGTGATTTGACCAATATGGTGTTGGATCAGTATCCTGAATTGGTTGCTGGAATCAAAGGTCTTTCTGAGGAGACTACTACTGGCGTTCATAGATTATATGAAAGAATGAAGAATGGAACGCTTCCTATGCCAGCGATCAACGTAAACGATTCTGTTACCAAGTCTAAGTTTGATAATAAATATGGTTGTAAAGAGTCTTTAGTTGATGCGATCAGAAGAGCAACCGATGTGATGATGGCAGGTAAAGTCGCTGTTGTTGCTGGATATGGTGATGTAGGTAAAGGTTCTGCGGCTTCTCTAAGAGGTGCTGGTGCAAGAGTAATTGTTACTGAAATTGATCCAATTTGTGCGCTTCAAGCTGCAATGGATGGTTATGCTGTCAAGAAAATGGTGGATGCTGTGAAAGAAGCAGACATCATTGTTACTGCTACTGGTAACAAAGACATTCTTTCTGAAGAGCATTTCAAAGGGATGAAGGATAAGGCAATTGTTTGTAACATCGGCCATTTTGACAATGAAATTGACATGGCTTGGTTGAATAAGAATTACGGTCATACTAAAAATGTCATCAAGCCTCAGGTCGATTTATATGATTTAGATGGTAAAGAAATCATTGTATTGGCGGAAGGTAGATTGGTGAATTTAGGTTGTGCCACAGGACACCCTTCCTTTGTGATGTCAAACTCCTTTACTAACCAGACTTTGGCACAACTTGAATTATGGCAAAATAGTGAAGACTATAAGCCTGGAGTATATGTGCTTCCAAAGCATTTGGATGAAAAAGTTGCAGCCTTGCACTTGGCAAAACTAGGAGTTGAACTTGAAACTCTTTCTCAAGAACAAGCTGAATATATCGGTGTGACGGTAGAAGGACCATTCAAGCCGGAATACTACAGATATTAATCAACGATTGATATAAATGAAAAGGCAGCCCTAGGGCTGCCTTTTTTTATGGGTTCAAGAGCAGGGATCTTCCATCGGGTAGTATAACATTTGCTGCCACATTGCAGGAATCCAATAATTCATATTGAAGTTGATAGGTAACATTTTTGGATGCTCCCCGGCTAATACTCCAAACTTCAGACCCTGCTACGGGTACCAATTTGTTTTCCTGGAAGCAGGAAGAAAGCATCAACCTATCAAATGGGATTTCGATGTTGAAATCCCTTCCTGCCGGATTCACCCCATGGAGGTTTCCTCCGGAGATAAAGCCAATGGCATCGGAAATTGTCGAACCCCCTGAATGCTTAATGTCGCCCGAGAAGACATGGGTCAATTTTTTCTCTGAGGTGATGGTTAAGGGATTAAAGTTTTCAATGATTTGATTGGAGCTTTCCTTTTTAAAGTTCCGGATCCCTCTGATACTACTTCCATTGAAGGAATAATCGTCATACTCTAGAGCCCATGAGGCGGAGTTACTTTCTGAAAGTGCATATTCCAGCACGATTTTCCCGGATCTTTTATCATTTCCAGCCTGTTGACACTCACTTTCTGGATCAAAATTCAACCATACTTTTCTTGTATCCTCTTCCACCAATAATTCTGGACAGCCTGGTAGCGTATTGGTCGTATCCATCCCTTGGTATTCATCAAATGAAAGTAAGGCAAAGTATAAACTCTCGCTCCAAGCAGTGCTGAGATCAAAAAGCTGATTGGCCTCTGTGGGCAAATCTGTGTGAATAACCTTATCGGCATCTTCCTGACAGGAACCGAATGCCATACTTAAAAGGATCAGGAAAAAGTTGAATCTTTTCATGCGTAAACTACTGCTGTAAAATTAGAATCTTTTTGCGAACAATTCTTCCTTTCAATTACTAGGCCGAATGCCTATCTTGGGTAGGAATGAATCCAAAATAAGTATGAATTATTTAGATGGCATGCTCAAAGAAGGAGCCTTAAAAGGAAAGAATATTCTCATTACAGGAGGAGGAACTGGATTGGGGAAATCAATGGGAGAGTATTTTTTGGAATTAGGGGCGAATCTGGTGATTACTTCGAGAAAGCTGGAGATACTTCAGGAAACTGCAAATGAAATGATGTCTCAAAAAGGAGGGAAGGTAATTCCTTTGGCTTGTGATGTCCGGGATATTGAACAGGTTGAAGCCATGTGGACTGCTGCATTGGTAGAACTGGGGCAGATCGATGTGGTCTTAAACAATGCCGCAGGAAATTTTATCAGCCCCACAGAAAGGTTGTCAACCAACGCATTTAATACCGTATTGGATATTGTACTGAAAGGCACCTCTCAAGTGACTTTAACAGCAGGAAAAAGTTGGATTGAGCGTAAGCAAAAAGGAGCATTCTTGAATATTGTGACCACTTATGCCTGGACAGGTTCCGGTTATGTTGTTCCATCCGCAGCAGCAAAAGCAGGAGTTCTAGCTTTGACGAGATCTTTGGCGGTGGAATGGGCAAAGTATGGAATCCGCTCCAATGCCATTGCCCCTGGCCCATTTCCGACAGAAGGAGCTTGGAGTAGGTTGTTGCCTGGTGATTTGGTAAAGAAATTTGATCCCGCTAAAAAAGTGCCTGTTGGTAGAGTGGGAGAACATCAGGAGTTAGCCAATTTAGCAGCTTATTTAGTTTCTGATTTTTCGTCTTATGTCAATGGGGAGGTAATCACCATTGATGGTGGTGAGTGGCTAAAAGGTGCAGGGGAGTTTAATAATTTGGACCAAATCCCTGAGGAAATGTGGGACATGATGGAAGTGTCAAGAGGAAAAAAGCACTAAGCCCCAAAGTGATTTGGGGCTATTTAAAATCCAAATGGAAAATCAGGAACTCTTAAGTTCTCTTTGAATAGATGAAAGAGAGTCTGAATCCTTTTCAAAATTTTTATTTTGATTAACGGACTCTTTGATACTTTTTTTCAATGCTTGATCAAGTTGAACCGTTTCTTTTTTGATGATGTCCAATATGCGCTTGGACTCTATTGATTGCTGTTCGATATCCAAAATATCAATTAGTCCTAAGATATTGGCCACTCTAGCACGAAGGGTGTGGGATTGCTGGAATGCCAATTCTTTCAAAAAATATTGGTGTTCCTTCATCCAAAGATCCTGTTTTTTCTTTTCTGTAATATCCAAAATAATTCCTTGCACTTTTTTAGGCATTCCTTCCATGGTCCATTGGATGGTTTTTCCGAAAGCGATTACCCATATGGTCTGATTTCTTTTAGAGACTAACCTAAACTCTTTTTTAAATGGGATACTTCCTGGGGATTTAAAATGAAGGGTTAGTTCTTGAGTTAATAATCGATAATCTTCCTGATGGATGTGTTTCTCCCAAGAAATTTTGCCTTTCGTTTCTATTTCTTCCTCCGAGTACCCTAAGGTTTGGGCTAGACCAGAGCTAATGGTATTTACTTTTTCAAAAGGGTTGAATTCCCAAAAGCCCAA is a genomic window containing:
- a CDS encoding biotin--[acetyl-CoA-carboxylase] ligase, which codes for MYKILANTIFLGKDVHFLPDCHSTNDIALQMVRLRQVSEGSIIICGHQTKGKGQRGNVWESEAGKNLTFSLVLKPDFLDITDQFLLNMSIANGVRIFLEDYLPVVKVKWPNDILIPGEGKIGGILIENTFSGNSWEHAIVGVGLNINQKSFFNSKATSLAKITENIFDLNELFRVLITRIEQSYLSLKRGKEKEIKNAYLTHLYLRDQRAPFESRGEKFWGEITGIDSFGKLNIRLDSGEIQTFDLKEVMFLE
- the ahcY gene encoding adenosylhomocysteinase, with the translated sequence MSETKSEKYVKYKVKDISLAEWGRKEIKLAEAEMPGLMALREEFGASKPLKNARIAGCLHMTIQTAVLIETLVELGAEVTWSSCNIFSTQDHAAAAIAAAGISVYAWKGLTEEEFDWCIEQTLFFGEDRKPLNMILDDGGDLTNMVLDQYPELVAGIKGLSEETTTGVHRLYERMKNGTLPMPAINVNDSVTKSKFDNKYGCKESLVDAIRRATDVMMAGKVAVVAGYGDVGKGSAASLRGAGARVIVTEIDPICALQAAMDGYAVKKMVDAVKEADIIVTATGNKDILSEEHFKGMKDKAIVCNIGHFDNEIDMAWLNKNYGHTKNVIKPQVDLYDLDGKEIIVLAEGRLVNLGCATGHPSFVMSNSFTNQTLAQLELWQNSEDYKPGVYVLPKHLDEKVAALHLAKLGVELETLSQEQAEYIGVTVEGPFKPEYYRY
- a CDS encoding PAS domain-containing protein, which codes for MNEVKALELLAQAAITSEYFMQVTMDKTGLVLSSDSGIGPIPSLFDKTEKPVHFADCFLSSDWIKYENNRIKAWHHHQQSFLVDLQKINYPSGNLIKTKWEFFFISEDFGTCLGIGHPVDPVKPYNIRLGDFMDSEESSSEIIDTLLEDKLLGFWEFNPFEKVNTISSGLAQTLGYSEEEIETKGKISWEKHIHQEDYRLLTQELTLHFKSPGSIPFKKEFRLVSKRNQTIWVIAFGKTIQWTMEGMPKKVQGIILDITEKKKQDLWMKEHQYFLKELAFQQSHTLRARVANILGLIDILDIEQQSIESKRILDIIKKETVQLDQALKKSIKESVNQNKNFEKDSDSLSSIQRELKSS
- a CDS encoding SDR family oxidoreductase, with protein sequence MNYLDGMLKEGALKGKNILITGGGTGLGKSMGEYFLELGANLVITSRKLEILQETANEMMSQKGGKVIPLACDVRDIEQVEAMWTAALVELGQIDVVLNNAAGNFISPTERLSTNAFNTVLDIVLKGTSQVTLTAGKSWIERKQKGAFLNIVTTYAWTGSGYVVPSAAAKAGVLALTRSLAVEWAKYGIRSNAIAPGPFPTEGAWSRLLPGDLVKKFDPAKKVPVGRVGEHQELANLAAYLVSDFSSYVNGEVITIDGGEWLKGAGEFNNLDQIPEEMWDMMEVSRGKKH
- the rsfS gene encoding ribosome silencing factor, whose product is MTAEELSKVIIKGMEEKKASDIILMDLRHIKNSVTDFFVICSGNSDTQLDAISDSIEEQVIKAGDKGPWRNEGKNSRNWILMDYVDVVAHIFLKDKREFYGLEDLWGDAKVTHIG